Sequence from the Magallana gigas chromosome 4, xbMagGiga1.1, whole genome shotgun sequence genome:
ATTTCTAAAGCTGCTGTAATTTGTATGTCCAATAAAGTAATATATTTCTAatgttataaatgtatattccaGTGAGTGGAGGTCAACAGAATTCATATAAATATGATGTCTCTCTGGAGTTAGTAATGGAGTGTAAATTGTATAAGCCTGTTCCTGGGTCAATGACCTACAACCAGGGGTCAATCTCAGTGGGACAGTATATATCAGCTACACCTGCATAACTGGTTACCATGGAAACTGATAGACTGATACCCACATAACAACCTTGTACCTCCAAGGTCGTACAGAGAGTAGGACCAAGTCTTGCCAATTATCAACATCTTACAGAAACGCCAGACAAGGAATAGTAATTGGACACCTTTGTCTACAGCAGTTTCACCTTTACATTCTGACTAACACAACTCAATCAAATCAGAAGACACTCCTGACAATTATTACAGAACCTGGTATCTACCCATGAGCTGAAGTCTGTATTAACTTAAAAGTGATAATTTAATATTAACTTAAAagtgatataatttaatattaaatttaaagtgATAATTTGATGGAAAAATATTAATCTTCTTCAAGATTTTCTAAAATGATAGAATGAATAGATCACATTTTTAtgctattaaaaaaatgttccttttCAACAGAAAAAGAAAGACATGTTATTCTGTTTCCCTTTAATTCTTGGATCCCCCCCTCTAATATCAAATCCTTAGGAGTATCTTTGACAGTCACCTTCATGTATAAAATGTTGTGTGTTTCAtcaaacatttcatgtcattccTCAGTCAATCAGATAATGCAGTCATTAACAGCCTGTAAACCATTCATCTCTGTGATAAACCGTTCATCTGAATGCTCCACTCAAAATCAGGATAAAGGCTCTTATTTTCCCTAACAGTCGGTGATATAGAACATGTGGAAAGTTGCCTGTTTACTTGGTAATATGAGGAACCAATTTGAAGGTAAACAGAAGTCAAATTTCAtctcaaaaaacaattttttgtagtttttctttttttgatgcAGTGGCAGTTTCAATGTCTTGCAAggaatttttttcaatcaaaaattgcACAAAAACCATCCTgggaaaatatgaaatatttcaaaacatcaTCACGCTATGAAAAGCATAAGATGTTTTTGAAACAAGACTTAACATGTATAGGAGGACAATAGAAGGACATAAATAACAACATCACCACAGAGTACCTACCAAATCACCGGAGGCCATTTTTTCAGCGAATCTGTCGTTGGCTTCTGCAACGTTTTGATATGTGGGGTTACAGGTCTGAAAGTGGGCTTCCACCACGCTCTCCGTCACCTGCTCTATCAGCGCGCGGCGGACATCCGTCGGACCCTGCCGCACCTCCTCTAGTAATTTTGTGGCGTCTGTCTCCACGATTTCCTCTTCGTCGATATCCAAGCATAACTCTTTTCCCGCACTACTAGAACTACCAGTGCAACTGTTCTGGTCGGAAATATTGCAGTCCGGATTCATTCTCCCCATGGACATAACGTCCGTCACACTTGGACTGTCCGGCTCCAGTTTACATGTGGCCTCGGGGGGAGAGAAGCTACTCTCAAACAGGAGAGTGGAAGGGTCCATgaacattttttcattcatttgattCAACACTTTGAGGTCCATCTGAGCCAGCAGGTCCGTGCTGCTATCTAGGCTGCTGCAGTTGGAGAAGTTGCTCCCGGGCTCCGACTTGATGTTCATGGTCAGGTTGTCGATCTCCTCCAGCATCATGTCTCCCGTCGACACCGCCATTGGCTGATTCCCGTTGAATTTCTCGCCCAGGTTGTCGTTGGTGATCGGGGACTGACTCTTACTGCTGACCGGACTACTGAAGCTGGAGTACCCGGAGTCGTGGCCGTTCACGTTACCGTTAACCTCTCCAGTACTCATCTGCGTAGTCATCTGGTGAGGTGGCCCGTGTTGCTGGGGTCGCTGTTGCTGAGGTGGCTGCTGGCCGTTGCTAGGGTTACGCTGGTGTTCCCTGAAGCTGACCTGGGCCGCCTGAAGGAAGGCCTGCATTAGCTCCGCCTTGAACGTGCCGTTCTGCTGTAACACCTTCTGTAGATCCGCCATGCGCATCCTCTGTAATTCCTGTGGGGAGGTGGGGTAGGGGGCAATGGGTAGATTTCCTCCATGGCCCCTCGCATCACTGGACGGGTCTTTTAACCTCTTTGGCCTTCTACCCAGTCTGGATgctaaaaaagaaattcaatttttatattaaaaatgtgaatCTGTTAAAATAGCATGTTTATTCTTTGATCTTTATAGTTATAAGCAACTTTTAAAAGAGGGATGAATTCTGAAAGTTCTGCATGTTAAAGTGTTCTAGATTGTGACCCCGTGGACAGCTGTAGGTGTCAATGTACTATTAACAGTAGTCTCAGTTCAATGCACAGCCGGTCACCTGAGTCATCTATACATACACGTACACCTCAGAACAAGTCGGAACAGTTACCTGGATTCAACTACGTGAGGATCAGGGCCCCAGTACGGTCCATAAATCATCTACATCAAAGTCACCCTATTAAACCCCTGCATGCTGATTCATATTGCTGTTTGATACATACTGGATGTAACTGTTATATAGAAGAACTAGTAGGTATAGATCTGACTGTCTTATCTTTGTTACCATTCAGATTAAGTATACAAAAATATGTATCCACTCATTTAAAGAGGCTGGGTGCACATGGTCAGCAAGATAACCAACttttacatttgatatttttggccttaaattattatttagtaaagaaaaaaaaatcctagcacttaagttttttaaatttgaatattttccaatatttttataaagagcTGTTCATCTAAAGGAGGTTCATAAAGGCTTAACAATGGTCAAAATCATCCCGCCTTTTGAAGTCAGGACTTGATGCTTTGATGCAAGGGTTTGTAGGTGACCGTTTGACCAGTTGGACATGGGATAATGAAGGACAGTAACATGGCACAGTCAGATCCCTGTAGTCATGGTAATGATATACAGGGGAAAAATGCTAATTAATGAGTTCTCTTCAGATATATCACATTTTCTAAATGGACCACATCAGACACGTCTATTGAAAGCCTCGTCATAAAAAAGGACAAGTCATGTCCAAAGACCTTGTTAAATCCAAGCCAGTGCCAAGTAAAGCCCTGTTTGTGCCGAGGTCACgctggtgggggggggggggggggggggtgatctATATGTACTGCTCCCTTACATAAGGACAAACAGCCTGCCCCCTGGAGGCATGTTTACTGACAGATATATACGGGTACAACAGCCATGAAGCCCACGTGATGCAATGAGAAATACCACCACTGCCGAGTGAGATTGGTAATGTTCCTAACACAGCCCCTCCAGCAAGTTTCTGTTACTGTAATGACTTATTAAACAGTTTCACATTTCACCAACTCAATTCTTCAAGCTGTCCTGAATtctaatatttgtatttttctcGGTTAATAGACGGAATAGAATTCTGATGGCCACAAGGAAAAGTAATGTACCAAACTATAAATATACCCATCATCTTTACTAACTGATCAGCTGTAACAGAAAGCCTGAGTAAGGTACAGAGAATGGTGTAAACAGAACGATACAACATTAATTAACATCCCCCACATCTCTGTAATTATcaggaaaaatgttttattttgatacttTCATTACCTTGATCTCCTGtttattgcaaaattaaaattctcaGCAACATTTTTGCGTATTGATACTGTAGCTATATTCAACATCAATATCAACACTGACATCGACATAATTGATATCAGCAATAATAGCAATGATAATGACATCAACAATTATGTCATACACAACTTCAACGACTTCAACAAGAAAATCAAAAATGATATAACCTACAATGAAGTCAATATCAACAGAATTGATATCAGTCCCCAATATCAACAAAATTGATATCAGTCccaaatatcaacaaaattgaTATCAGTCCTCAATATCAACAAAATCGATATCAGTCCCCAATATCAACAAAATCGATATCAGTCCccaatatcaacaaaaattgatatcaatatcaacaaaatttatatgaatatcAACATTGATATCCctcaaaaacaattatatcaacaaaaatatcaagaacGTTATAACCTACAATGATATCAATATCAGCAAAATTGATATCAGTTTCAACAATGATATCATCAAAAACAAAGATATCAACAACATTAACAAATAATATAACCAAAACCAACAGCTGAAACAACTGACATCTGCCCCTATCCACACATCAGATTGGATTATATCAACAAGAATATCAACAATGTTATAACCTACAATGATATCAATATCAGCAAAATTGATATCAGTTTCAACAATGATATCATCAAAAACAAAGATATCAACAACattaacaaacaatataaacaaaaccAACAGCTGAAACAACTGACATCTGCCCCTATCCACACATCAGATTGGATTATATCAACAAGAATATCAACAATGTTATAACTTACAATGATATCAATATCAGCAAAATTGATATCAGTTTCAACAATGATATCATCAAAAACAAAGATATCAACAACattaacaaacaatataaacaaaaccAACAGCTGAAACAACTGACATCTGCCCCTATCCACACATCAGATTGGATTATATCAACAAGAATATCAACAATGTTATAACCTACAATGATATCAGCAATATCAGCAAAATTGATATCAGTTTCAACAATAATATCATCAAAAACAAAGATATCAACAACATcaacaaacaatataaacaaaaccAACAGCTCAAACAACTGACATCTGCCCCTATCCACACATCAGATTGGGTCTGGATTTCCATTACAGGTAACAGGCCgtggctgtaggggtaccaagGAAACAATCAGAATggatatcaaaaattaattatcaaacAGGAACACCCTAAATATTGACTTCGTTTCAGCTACATTTCTGCTAAGGGTCAAGGAATCAATGACTGCCGAGGGGTTCAGAAGGTTGATGACTTGATTCTATGTCTGTAAGTTTGCACAGTGTGTAAATGAACTCTTCATTGAAGCCTTCTACAAAGGTCTAGTGTTAATTAGCAACACGTGGAAGGCACTTCAATTATCTCCTACGGACATCTGATCCACAATCTCTCAAAGTTGCAATGCtccataaaaattattttgatcttAATCATCTTGTAAACAAGCAATATTTCAGAGTTCCAAGCTGTGTTATGCATTATTGGGCTGACAATCTTACTTAGGAAATCAAGATGGTTGTATTTATTCTATAACCTATCTCCCACGGAGagaaaaaacggaaaaatataaaaactaaaaaaaaggcAGCATTAATTACTGAAAGCAAATACTTATGgtcaaattatatgaaaaagaaCATCAAtagattttacatgtacataaatttattaaaaataagtcACTTGTCAACAATATTCATAAATCGCAAACACGTTCCaaaacaagaaatgtttacatggGAACCAATTTAGAATGAAATAGGCCTTCAATGAAAGTTTCCTTCTGATGTTTTAACTGTTTTGAATCCCATGATCTGTTTACTTATGACGTACAACAGTAATTATATATCCAAGCTCAGGTGACACCGATTCCAAATTCTTGCAGGGAGATAAAATTATTAACTGACTTTTATGCAAACACGGTGACACAGAGAAAACTGATTTAAATTTCTAATTGGTCGACCTCTCCATCTTACCGAACCATTTACAGGTGTTTTTTGTGTGTTATTATGCAGAGATACACTCACAATTTTACTGAGAgagtaatttaattttatggATCGTTCACTTTTAATCATTATTCATACAGTTTTAAgagatttaaagaaatttctacATGTAATGAATACATTCAATCTAAAGATAGGAATCTAAACTACAAATCATTGTTCCACCTGTTTTTCCCAGAAAAGGAAATGGAGATTTTTTCCCTGTCTGATTTCCATGAAATATACAGAACACACACTGTATTTATTATACAAAGAACACTATAATGGagatttggattttttttcaaccagaCATTGAaagataaactttaaaaaaaagatcttaTTACATTATGCATGTtcgttttcttttctttcatttttttgttaggAATATTACttccatgttaaaaaaaaaatttgatttaataataAGATGAGCATcttaaacatgtaatttaagTAAATCCAAGTCATCTCAAACAGGTTTTCTTTGCCTTATAAATAAGCGAATTCTGCTGCAGATTTTATAAGTGATCGACATAGGCGAAATTATGCAGGAACTCaggtaaaaataataaatcaaactAAGGAGAGAAAATCATGATAGAGGGTATTTGTGGACACCAATGAGAACCACCCCTGACCGCAATCATGAAGTGGGTAAAATCTgtgtaaaacattaaaatgacTTAATCGTAACCCTTAAACTAAGTTCAGTGATCTTGactttaattcaaaacaaaaaatacacataaaaagTTGATTATATAGAATAGATTTTTTCTTATCTCTGATATAATACATGCATGCAGTGAGAATATCTCTtgctatcatttttttttctccacaaaatctttaaattgaCCTATATAAGTATCAACATTGCAAAATACTTTAACAAAAAAACTCTCACTGTATAGTTTTACTGTTTTTTTTGTCTTCGCTCCTTTATCATgatattgaataaataattagatCTATTTCCCTTGCAGCAAATAAACCTCCacgaaatcataaaaaataatcgcaAGGGCTCCCACCAATAGCGGATGTGTTCATTAACCAGTAGTCAAGAAAGTACATCCTTTAGTTAGAGTGCATCAAGAACTATCAAAGCAACGAGAACAGTATACTGCACACAGTCAAGTGTCGTTACAGTCTAAATGGCTGGGTATCAAAACCCTATTACTCGGAGCACTTAACCTTAAATGCGTAGACACTAATTTCTATAATTTCACTTCttataatgtatatttacaaCAACTGATGACTATATTGATGGGTTACTGAGAGAGCTGTATGTAAACGCCAACTAAGAGAGAGGGGTTTGGGGTTGAAAATCAAAAGTTTGGAATGTGCTGGGGTTTTTTAAATGATTGCTTGCTAAAACATTCTAGAAATTGCTGAGAGATTTGATAAAAAGGTGAGCTAGAATGAGGTGGCTACTTATAGCTAGTGTGCACTATCTACGCTCTGATACAGCATTTCTACGTCATTTGGCGACAGCTGTAATACTCTGTCCTTGCGTTATTTCTCTCAAGAATCCAGAGCCAGCTGTAAGTTATACACTCAAACCTGGAGCTCGATCTTACTGTATAGAACATAACACACTGCAGCTATCAGTGGCTGTGGTCCAAAGCCTGAGAGACAGGGAGACCCGATCTCTGGGGACAGGAAGGTCTGTCTGATTGACTTGGATGACCCCCAAATGACCTTGAAGTTGCCTTCTTCCACACATGACAAGATATTGATGAGTAATTTATTAAGCTACACATACATACACAGTTAAACCTGAAATTGATGCCAAGGTCAGACACAAATAAAATCCCCCAATGATAACCCATAAAATATAACGGAATCtgcaatacaatttcatttttattaccaGGAATATTTCAGTACCAGTTAAAAATTAGTATTTTTCCTTTAATGACATTTCAATTCCATTCAATGGCTGTATTGTCAAAGAAAACCAAGGAAATAAAAACCCTCCCAGTACAACAATGAAAACTGTCATTCTATGCTGTGCCGGGTGTGTTGTgccttttttatttgtaatcttAATCAAGGCCACATGAGGCATTTCAAAAGAATGTCCGTCACACCACAATCCACACCTGATAAACCCATGTAATGGCTTCTCCAGGTGAGCCTGCCCCGGCCTATCAGAGTAACCTTGaacatgtgtgtgtgtttgtgtcaTAATCCTTTGTGTGTTTATAGTCGCTGTGTACCGTCCGTGACACAGCAAAAATAGACCAGTAAATGAGGCAAGCAATTCGTCTCACTCCAAAACCTAAAACAGAAGCTCTCCAATAtgtaaatacatctacagctaATTCTCCGCGGATCAATCCGCACTTTTTCTGGTAGGTCACTACACAATGGTCCAATTAGCACTGTGGGTTCGATTTTTGTGTGAGATGGGTGCATACACAGCTATTTTAATCAATGTGCGTACTAGAATGGCGGGTCATGTCCTGCTGTTTGTTTCACCCTAAAGTACGAACGGTCTGCACTTTATTCCTGACAGCCCATTTACCATAGCTTGACAACTAGTTCCCGGCCAGCTCacaaaaaacttattttatgaaaactgaaagttaaatgcatttttcaaaatttcattgaagTGACACAATCAGAAAGTCATCAAATTTGTAAGGTGATACAAAATAAACCATTCTAAATCTGCCCCCAGGGGCAGCTTTCACATCAGCCATTTAACATTTGCTGGAGATTTTCCGACATGCAGGAATGCATTCGTTTTACAGATAACTTGGGTACATTTCATTTAAGAACTTTATGTTTTTGGCTTTCACATGCACTTTTAAATCCTCCAGTAAATGATTTCATCAGCTAATATCTACAAGATATCACCATTTATGATCTACTTTTGCTGCCTGGTTTTTGCATACTCTTAACACCTCCCTGTAAATGAGCCCCCATTACCCCGCACTGAACGTTGTCTTTTGTGTCAGGCAATTCATGTCTCCATCAAATCTTTCAGTATGTCATCACATTTGTTGGATTGCTTGCTCACTATCTTTATAACTATATAAGGCTTACATAGACCCCCCTGAGTAATCTTCATGAACTAGCTAAAACATTCTTGATGTCATGTTTATTCTGAACATGTCAGATTAACATTAAACTTGCAGGGCTTCTActtaaataaatgcatatcCTGTTGAATTCCTTCTGAAAGCCGTAATGTTCTAGTTTCCCCATCACACAACACATTAACTATCATTCTTTGTCTTCATGCAGATATTCATTTGTCCCTATATACTACACaatattgttaatttatttatcaacCTCCAGATTACTTCTGGTTTCCAGGGCTGTAAGTATTTTGGCTGTACTAACACATATACTTTTTCAACttctattgttttatatatattctgaTCTGACTCGGCCCTATTTCAGCTATGTTGATTCCTGAGCCAGGGTAATCTCCGGATCATTCGGTGGTTCAATGTTCGACAGGTGAGGTGCATTTACTGTGTAGAGAATGTTCCTCTCTGAGTGGTCAGTTTGGCCTACATAATGACCCTACGGTCTGAGATCTGACCTCGCGGCCATGATAGATCAGGGGTCCCACTTATCTCCGTCCAGTCGAAGGACCTTGAGAGatattcttcaaaatatttgtgtttATGGACCCTCCGTTTATAAACAAGGTCACCAAGGTCACTGTTAGAACCATTTTGTTGATTTACTTTCAAGAGTTGGTTTTACTCAAagtttcaacaatatcattaAGTAGACTGGTCATCATAGATTGGTTTACTATCACAATATCATTAACCACTGTAGAAGTCTATACAAAACTGTAAAGCTATATATATCTGTGTCAGACGTCTGTATAACCTTGGTTTATTATTTACAGGagtcttaaaaataaacaataaagagaCCCACAATAAAGCCAATAATCTTTGTTCATTTCGCTATAACTTTGTGCACTATAGATACACATAATAATGATTATTAAGTCTAGAAAGATAAGACATTAAATAGACTAGAATATTCTTAATTTTCTTGTTCGTTGAAAGCCTTATTTTCCTAACAACCCCAGCTTCATATAAATAGGAACAACTTCATTAACCTATGTATTTAGTTATAATGGCTACCGTGCCccttttttcttataaatactTAAGTCTatcttttcttcatttgaaTACTACAAAAACACATCTCTCTGTTCATAATTAATGTCTATActtaataaatttacaaaatctcCGTAAATATTAACTGGTTCCCTATTCCCTTCAGCTCAGAAGAACCAGTTGATGGACCACTGGATGTCAGACAATTGTGTTACCCTTAAATAAATTGACATCAAGAGTGTTACTATAACTTGTTAGTCACTTCATAATGACCTCTGTGGAGGTGAATCAAGAGAGTGACGAATTCCACATGATTTGATTCGTCTCCCCTTAAAGTTTACCCCCATTTAACTTAGGGTCTTGAAGCAATGGACAAGTGTTTATAGTAAGTAATATTACTCCGGCACACAGCGGTTACCAATTTAAGTCCCAATCCGACCCAAGAGTTTCATGCCTACAAGCTGTCTGTTCTTAATTATCTTTGCCCTATTACCATACGAAAATTCCttgatatatattctttaaatggGTGTTTTTAATTAGAGATTTTTTGTCGAGCTATGTGAATCTTATGTTGGCATTGACTTGGAGCAATGTTTCAGTCCATGATCAATATTTCTCAAATCTTCTTTCCATTACGTCTATTTGTTCTCCTGGTGCTTTGTTCAGAACAGCAGAATCGTTGCACCCTTTCAAACCCAGACAAAACAGAGTTCAATACAATGCAGTTTTCTCATTTGGTTGGTTCAAAGCTTACCCATTACTGTCTAAATGGGTGTAGAAAtgtatttgaacaaaattttgcATGTTCTCAGCccataaaaataatgataaaatggtttttttttcccaaTACCATACTGATAAAAGTCAATTGGATTGTTGCAATGGAGGCTTATGCATTACAACGCAACTAGAGCTCAATTCTGAGAACCCAGCAACTTTGTCAACGCATCAATTGTCTATATCAAcactttactgaaaaaatcAAGGTATTATAGATTTTTTGAAATCAGATGGTCCCATCAGCAAAAccagtaaatatttcaaatgttcGGTAATTTTCCTGATTTAATCGGTCAGAATGACCGGAAATAACTAATTGAAGACTTTAGCCTCTTTAACAAGCACCTGGATTTAAATGTTTGCAGAcatctttaatttgatttaacaaAGTGATGCACACTCTACAAGATCAAATTTTTCACACATTGTTTAGCTAGGctaattaatgaaataatgttATATGAGACACTTTAAAGGTCTCCAACAGTAATTTTAGCTATTTCTTCAGGAGTTTTAAGATCCGAAAACTGCATAtctattatttttcttataagaTTTCAATTTCCTTGAGCACAATTATCAGATATCTTTTAACCCTCTTGGTACTTTGATTGGCTATAACACACATCTATGACCGAGCTTACCTTCCCGAGACATTCCGACTGCGAAGCATTTTTTGAGTCGACAGTACTGACAACTGTTTCTGGTGAACGGCGTGATTTCACATTTCTCCTCATTAGAACATTTGTGTGTCATTCCTTGGGTGATACAGCGGCGGAAAAAAccctaaaaataaaagcaagtcAAAACGTAAAAATTCTGCAATAGGAAACATTCCATACCCTAAATTACTCAATAAGTCATACTGCAAGCTAATTGATGTAATGTCAATCAAACTGAAATATTGAGGAAATCCTTGAATCTAGCTTGATTTGGTCTCAATATCATAGTCTTCTTCAATACCATTAGAAACTGAGTTTATATTAATAGGGAAATAATGAGAGGTTTCAAAACCGTGAAATCATTTTCCTTCATTAGCACCAACTTTTGTAGATTAATAATTCATAGGGatgaaattttgaagatttacttCAGTATTACTAAAAGAAACTTTGTTCCTTAATTCATGTGTTGATTTCTGGGCAAGCTAGGGCGAGGAGTTCCCATGACATCCATTAAAATTGAGACAGTAGTAATACTAAAGATTCTGCAATATTTTTCCTTGCTTTTTCCTACTTTCAATAAATTGCATACATATTTTTCATGATGGCTTTGCTGTATAGTCAACTAATCatacaaaaataatgattttacatTCAAAGAGATATACAATAATAGATTCTGCAGACCTCAGTTGAACATTCAAAAGCCCCAGTTTTAGCAGTCATTGAAATGAGCTTtaaatacatattatttttatcacaaaGGGCTGAACCAATTGCTTTTTTTCAAAGGCCTGAACCCCAGTTAATGAAGACGCAACACGTGTACTTTACTTGAATGTCCGCGACAACCAAACGCATTATCTGACACCAGATCTTGCATCTAATTTTCTTCAGAAGTAATGCTAAAACCATAtcataattcaaaatcaatCGCAACAGGATACAgtgtaattcaaataaaaaaaaaagtccctatcatttatatatatgatgaCTTTCTGCACTACAGAACTGTGGAAAACAATagtaaaacagttagattttcCAAATTGTGTCGCAAGAGAATATTCTTCGGAATCCATCAAAAATTTCACGATTCCCTCTAAAATTGGCTTCCAAGACAATTGACGTAACGAAATCCGAAAATACCAGCCCGAGTATAATGACCTTTTTACACTCCACTTTCATTCTGCACTtcacagaaatttaaaaaaaggtattAAAGATGATCTAAATGATTTGcttaattatgaataatgtaACATTTCTTTCATCAGGGCTTCAAAGCCTCTTTGCCTGGATATTAGCAGCATAATCCAGTAGATCCTGCCCTTTGAATCTCTCaatgcctttttttttaattggatgCAATCTtagataaaacttttattttcaggCCATCTCTAACAGACTGAAATAAACAGCCATTAACCTCTTCACTTCTCCCCTGAACTTTGTAACATGGTGCTTGGGTGATGCATCCTAATCCCCCCAAAACAAAGGTCCGTTAACACAGACTTTCTCAATGTGGAAGGCAGCCATTCGGCTACAGAAACATAGACCACTACACAGGCAGGGAGGGAGTCTAACAAACAGGGCTGGTCTATCAAGATTATTATCTTTCCATATTTGTAGATTCCTGAATTACTACAAGGTCTGTCTGTCCAAAAGAAATTCAATCCTTAGAACAAATCCAAGAGGCAGCATAACCATCATCTAGCCAACAACTTGTAAAAATGCAACTCAAAATCAAAGCATTGTGGACTTCATTGTCAACGGTTGATTGTTCAAGTCCAATTAACTCATGATAACTGTTATTTAATGCTAACTAATGATAACAATTAGCTTCTCTCCTCCTCTTTCAGTGTATTTTTTGCttagtttgaaataaaaagcaaTTATTTGCCTTCTTCAGTTCTTTTGTCTTACAGGatacatgaaaatcaaaaccTTTCCTATTGACATAATTAATGCAGCACtggtatcaaataaaaactGTCCAGTAAATTCAACTTATAGATGGGCCAATTTTATTGCTAACTTAAATGTGGTCTATAGTTTTAATCTGAAAtagtatactgtggaatcatttttgtttgtgggggtcaatgtttgttGGTAGCCAAACTTTTCCTGGTTTGTGGGGACATAATTTCATTGGTAGTGTAATTGggacaattttaaagaatagtaAACATATACTTGTAGATACGTTCGAGgtgatgtaaatttgtgggcaagggttacccattAAAGCCACGAATATTGGTCCtccacgaacaatgatgattctacagtatgacttaaataattaagttaaaaaaaattatgttttaattaataccGGTAAATTGTTCACAgtataaaaatttgatacttaAACAGTTTAATCTTATAATATCAAACATGATATATTAAAGACAGAAAATTCCCTGtgaattttatgttaaaatcCAGATGAATGCtcttttcttataaattttaCATCAAAAACAATTGGCTGTGTATTCAAGAAATGCCAATGCCTGGAGTTTATCATTTTTCTACATATAGAAATGA
This genomic interval carries:
- the LOC105321080 gene encoding nuclear receptor ROR-beta isoform X1; translation: MPYISQLWSLGRSPTLIQRSTVHGTGIVIHNSISLWNKIRLPPLGLDMDVHSSVVPSSASAHDLQHKAMMSFNSGNSMHGNDPGMSIPSSVTGGNSGPDHNPTVTSSNMGSLPMSLVKNSVKAPTCKVCGDESSGFHYGVDSCEGCKGFFRRCITQGMTHKCSNEEKCEITPFTRNSCQYCRLKKCFAVGMSREASRLGRRPKRLKDPSSDARGHGGNLPIAPYPTSPQELQRMRMADLQKVLQQNGTFKAELMQAFLQAAQVSFREHQRNPSNGQQPPQQQRPQQHGPPHQMTTQMSTGEVNGNVNGHDSGYSSFSSPVSSKSQSPITNDNLGEKFNGNQPMAVSTGDMMLEEIDNLTMNIKSEPGSNFSNCSSLDSSTDLLAQMDLKVLNQMNEKMFMDPSTLLFESSFSPPEATCKLEPDSPSVTDVMSMGRMNPDCNISDQNSCTGSSSSAGKELCLDIDEEEIVETDATKLLEEVRQGPTDVRRALIEQVTESVVEAHFQTCNPTYQNVAEANDRFAEKMASGDLPDFSKLVINPNSIWQQFVSQMVPEITLVVKFCKKIPGFGEIDQEDQINLIKQGSFEVMLCRFCNLVDYKKGMMFDPEMKIKCPRSMVKMLPMGEFMDEFFNVAEMFNPLKLTDGEIGLFTSTLIICPERKGIKNVRAVRKLQSLLFQCLYALIKKNHFDYDNVFMKAVSTMRTFKVVNLKHRIALNSMQMQAPSKDMFPPLHCEVFEHGECSTENSKKS
- the LOC105321080 gene encoding nuclear receptor ROR-beta isoform X4, whose translation is MCFYSNCRLPPLGLDMDVHSSVVPSSASAHDLQHKAMMSFNSGNSMHGNDPGMSIPSSVTGGNSGPDHNPTVTSSNMGSLPMSLVKNSVKAPTCKVCGDESSGFHYGVDSCEGCKGFFRRCITQGMTHKCSNEEKCEITPFTRNSCQYCRLKKCFAVGMSREASRLGRRPKRLKDPSSDARGHGGNLPIAPYPTSPQELQRMRMADLQKVLQQNGTFKAELMQAFLQAAQVSFREHQRNPSNGQQPPQQQRPQQHGPPHQMTTQMSTGEVNGNVNGHDSGYSSFSSPVSSKSQSPITNDNLGEKFNGNQPMAVSTGDMMLEEIDNLTMNIKSEPGSNFSNCSSLDSSTDLLAQMDLKVLNQMNEKMFMDPSTLLFESSFSPPEATCKLEPDSPSVTDVMSMGRMNPDCNISDQNSCTGSSSSAGKELCLDIDEEEIVETDATKLLEEVRQGPTDVRRALIEQVTESVVEAHFQTCNPTYQNVAEANDRFAEKMASGDLPDFSKLVINPNSIWQQFVSQMVPEITLVVKFCKKIPGFGEIDQEDQINLIKQGSFEVMLCRFCNLVDYKKGMMFDPEMKIKCPRSMVKMLPMGEFMDEFFNVAEMFNPLKLTDGEIGLFTSTLIICPERKGIKNVRAVRKLQSLLFQCLYALIKKNHFDYDNVFMKAVSTMRTFKVVNLKHRIALNSMQMQAPSKDMFPPLHCEVFEHGECSTENSKKS